One window from the genome of Deinococcus yavapaiensis KR-236 encodes:
- the groL gene encoding chaperonin GroEL (60 kDa chaperone family; promotes refolding of misfolded polypeptides especially under stressful conditions; forms two stacked rings of heptamers to form a barrel-shaped 14mer; ends can be capped by GroES; misfolded proteins enter the barrel where they are refolded when GroES binds): MAKQLVFEENARRSLERGVNAVANAVKVTLGPRGRNVVIEKKFGSPTITKDGVTVAKEVELEDKLENIGAQLLKEIASKTNDITGDGTTTATVLGQAIVKEGLRNVAAGANPLALKRGIDKSVAVAVEAIRSMAQPVEDSEAIKKVAGISANDEQVGIEIASAMDKVGKEGVITIEESKGFDTEVDVVEGMQFDKGYINPYFVTNTDKMEAQLEDPYILIYEKKIGALKDLLPVLEKVAQTGRPLLIIAEDVEGEALATLVVNKLRGTLNIAAVKAPGFGDRRKEMLRDIAAVTGGQVVTEDLGYKLENTTLNMLGRAKRIRITKDETTIIDGAGDQAEIDARVGAIKAELETTDSDYAREKLQERLAKLAGGVAVIRVGAATETELKEKKHRYEDALSTARSAVEEGIVAGGGTTLLRVIPKLRDFAVTLEGDEATGARILIRALEEPARQIAANAGFEGSVAVNAIVNSDKPRYGYNAATGEFVEDMIAAGIVDPAKVTRTALQNAASIGGLILTTEAIVSDKPEKNAPAPAGAPGGMGGDMDF, encoded by the coding sequence ATGGCCAAACAACTCGTGTTCGAAGAGAACGCCCGTCGTAGCCTCGAGCGCGGCGTCAACGCCGTCGCCAACGCCGTCAAGGTCACGCTCGGCCCGCGCGGTCGCAACGTCGTCATCGAAAAGAAGTTCGGCAGCCCCACCATCACGAAGGACGGCGTGACGGTCGCCAAGGAAGTCGAACTCGAAGACAAGCTCGAGAACATCGGCGCGCAACTCCTCAAGGAAATCGCGTCGAAGACCAACGACATCACCGGTGACGGCACCACGACCGCCACGGTGCTCGGCCAAGCGATCGTCAAGGAAGGCCTTCGCAACGTCGCCGCGGGCGCCAACCCGCTCGCCTTGAAGCGCGGCATCGACAAGTCCGTCGCCGTCGCCGTCGAAGCGATCCGCTCCATGGCGCAGCCCGTCGAAGACTCCGAAGCGATCAAGAAGGTCGCCGGGATCTCGGCGAACGACGAGCAAGTCGGCATCGAAATCGCCTCGGCGATGGACAAGGTCGGCAAGGAAGGCGTCATCACGATCGAAGAGTCCAAGGGCTTCGACACGGAAGTCGACGTCGTGGAAGGCATGCAATTCGACAAGGGCTACATCAACCCATACTTCGTCACGAACACGGACAAGATGGAAGCCCAACTCGAAGATCCCTATATCCTCATCTACGAGAAGAAGATCGGCGCCCTCAAGGACCTGCTGCCCGTCCTCGAAAAGGTCGCGCAAACCGGCCGTCCGTTGCTGATCATCGCCGAAGACGTCGAAGGCGAAGCCCTCGCGACGCTCGTCGTGAACAAGCTGCGCGGCACCCTCAACATCGCCGCCGTCAAGGCTCCCGGCTTCGGTGACCGCCGCAAGGAAATGCTGCGCGACATCGCCGCCGTTACCGGTGGCCAAGTCGTCACGGAAGACCTCGGCTACAAGCTCGAGAACACGACCCTCAACATGCTGGGCCGCGCGAAGCGCATCCGCATCACGAAGGACGAAACGACGATCATCGACGGCGCGGGCGACCAAGCCGAAATCGACGCGCGCGTCGGCGCCATCAAGGCCGAACTCGAAACGACCGACTCCGACTACGCGCGTGAAAAGCTCCAAGAGCGCCTCGCGAAGCTCGCGGGCGGCGTCGCCGTGATCCGCGTCGGCGCGGCCACGGAAACCGAGCTCAAGGAGAAGAAGCACCGCTACGAAGACGCCCTCTCGACGGCTCGCTCCGCCGTCGAGGAAGGCATCGTCGCCGGTGGCGGCACGACGCTTCTGCGCGTCATCCCCAAGCTCCGCGACTTCGCCGTCACCCTCGAAGGTGACGAAGCGACCGGCGCGCGCATCCTCATCCGCGCCCTCGAAGAGCCCGCCCGCCAAATCGCCGCGAACGCCGGCTTCGAAGGCAGCGTCGCCGTGAACGCCATCGTGAACTCCGACAAGCCTCGCTACGGCTACAACGCCGCCACGGGCGAGTTCGTCGAGGACATGATCGCCGCCGGCATCGTCGATCCTGCCAAGGTCACGCGCACCGCGCTTCAGAACGCCGCGTCCATCGGCGGTCTGATCCTCACGACCGAAGCGATCGTCTCCGACAAGCCCGAGAAGAACGCTCCCGCCCCCGCCGGCGCTCCCGGCGGCATGGGTGGAGACATGGACTTCTAA
- a CDS encoding cation:proton antiporter, whose product MDLGRIFLELGAVILALAFVGRAAGRIGITPIPLYLIAGLALGTLFHLGSEAEEFVHVGAEIGAVLLLFALGLEYTSDELRSNLKTNAPIGVMDLALNFTPGVLAGFMLGFPPLAAILLGGVTYLTSSGIASKVLSDLGRLGNRETPIVLAVCVLEDIAMAVYLPVIAALLVGGTLLAIGVSLGVALLAFGAAFASALRFGPALSRVIDVTSSEALLLSVFGLVLVVAGLADVLNVSAAIGAFLVGIALSGEVAHRARLLIEPLRDLFAAIFFVFFGLQLDLTTVPGVLLPAILLALLTTATKMIVGWFGAARLGVRTRGRLRAGATLVPRGEFSILIAGLGVTAGLAPQLGPLAAVYVLLTALIGPILARFDEQLAPLVQRFERPKAAVKENVGRGRSENKGAD is encoded by the coding sequence ATGGATCTTGGTCGCATCTTTCTGGAGCTGGGCGCGGTCATCCTCGCGCTCGCCTTCGTCGGTCGTGCCGCCGGACGCATCGGCATCACCCCCATTCCGCTCTACCTCATCGCGGGTCTCGCACTCGGCACGCTCTTCCACCTTGGAAGCGAAGCCGAAGAGTTCGTGCACGTCGGCGCCGAGATCGGCGCGGTGCTGCTGCTGTTCGCGCTGGGGCTGGAGTACACCTCGGACGAACTGCGCAGCAACCTCAAGACGAACGCGCCCATCGGCGTGATGGACCTCGCCTTGAACTTCACGCCGGGCGTGCTCGCCGGATTCATGCTCGGCTTTCCACCGCTCGCGGCGATTCTGCTGGGCGGCGTGACGTACTTGACGTCGTCGGGCATCGCGTCGAAAGTGCTGTCGGACCTCGGTCGTCTCGGCAACCGCGAAACGCCGATCGTGCTCGCCGTGTGCGTGCTCGAAGACATCGCCATGGCCGTCTACCTGCCCGTCATCGCCGCGCTCCTCGTCGGCGGGACCCTCTTGGCGATCGGGGTGAGCCTTGGCGTGGCCCTCCTCGCGTTCGGGGCCGCGTTCGCGAGCGCCTTGCGCTTCGGTCCCGCCTTGAGCCGCGTGATCGACGTGACGTCCAGCGAGGCCTTGCTGCTCAGCGTGTTCGGGCTCGTCCTCGTCGTGGCGGGCCTCGCAGACGTCCTCAACGTCTCGGCGGCCATCGGCGCCTTCCTCGTGGGCATCGCTTTGTCCGGAGAAGTCGCGCACCGCGCGCGTCTGCTGATCGAACCGTTGCGCGACCTGTTCGCCGCCATCTTCTTCGTGTTCTTCGGGCTGCAACTCGATCTCACGACTGTGCCGGGCGTGCTGCTGCCCGCCATCCTCCTCGCGTTGCTCACGACCGCCACGAAGATGATCGTCGGTTGGTTCGGCGCCGCTCGCCTGGGCGTACGGACACGCGGTCGCTTGCGGGCGGGCGCGACGCTCGTCCCACGCGGCGAGTTCAGCATTCTGATCGCGGGTCTCGGCGTCACGGCGGGACTCGCTCCGCAACTCGGGCCGCTCGCCGCCGTGTACGTGCTGCTCACCGCCCTCATCGGCCCGATCCTCGCGCGATTCGACGAGCAACTCGCGCCGCTCGTGCAGCGATTCGAGCGTCCTAAAGCGGCGGTGAAGGAAAACGTCGGGCGCGGACGTTCGGAAAACAAAGGCGCGGACTGA
- a CDS encoding cation:proton antiporter regulatory subunit: MVLLEETKLPGVGVRHDFETKYGKRVGVITHRDGRREIYVTRADDPDACGQSITLSEEEAEVVADLLGGSTITRRLDSMTQHVEGLAMDWLAMPPSSPFAGLTLGDTDMRSRTGASIVAVMRGTQAFPAPDPQFLLQAGDTVVVVGTPEGVLAASRLLGGA; the protein is encoded by the coding sequence ATGGTGCTCCTCGAAGAGACCAAATTGCCCGGCGTCGGTGTGCGGCACGACTTCGAAACGAAGTACGGCAAGCGCGTCGGCGTCATCACCCACCGCGACGGACGCCGCGAAATCTACGTGACGCGCGCCGACGACCCGGACGCGTGCGGCCAAAGCATCACCTTGAGCGAAGAGGAAGCGGAAGTCGTCGCCGATCTTCTCGGCGGCAGCACCATCACGCGCCGCCTCGACTCCATGACTCAGCATGTCGAGGGACTCGCGATGGATTGGTTGGCGATGCCGCCGTCTTCGCCGTTCGCGGGTCTCACGCTGGGTGACACGGACATGCGGTCGCGCACGGGCGCGAGCATCGTCGCCGTGATGCGCGGCACCCAAGCCTTTCCCGCGCCCGATCCGCAGTTTTTGCTGCAAGCGGGCGACACCGTCGTCGTCGTCGGCACGCCCGAAGGTGTGCTCGCCGCTTCTCGCCTTCTGGGAGGTGCGTAA
- a CDS encoding heavy metal translocating P-type ATPase → MTVTAGREVRSTPLAFHLSPALKTAITLTALTLLGLLVGLLGEYVLRHDVIGTLGFALAYLTGGIPAGREALHSLSEERKLDVDLLMVLAALGALSIGQAADGAVLLFLFSLSNTLQDWAMGRTKSAIQALMNLNPEGATVRRGDVEKWCELSDVRVGDLLIVKPGERIAADARVTNGRTSVDESPITGESRPVDKEVGSTLASGTVNLGGSVEATVLRPAGQSTLARIVALMETAQSQKSRTETLSERLESPYATLVLLCVPLVFVLLRYGFGLSVDDSWYRAMTFMVVASPCAVVISTPAVMLSAMAAAARGGVLFKSSAALDALAGVQTVAFDKTGTLTNAKMTLTDFEADDGRVLFEVAASLEAHSEHPIAAAIVEAARARGVRPVAVSNARAVPGHGIEATLPSGALAWAGNERLATRQAAILALAQRRALSALEARGSSTVTVGIEDRVLGVLGVADTLRPDVARSLAALRESGVRHRVMLTGDKEVIAKSVAAEVGLGEYHAELLPEDKLRLIGELPAPVAMVGDGVNDAPALARADLGIAVASGTDVAIESADVVLMQSDLGKLAGAVKLAKDARRTVALNLTFAFGVILIVAPLAVTGHVPLPLGVVAHEGGTVFVVFMGLRLLRSRL, encoded by the coding sequence ATGACCGTCACCGCAGGACGTGAAGTCCGCTCCACCCCACTCGCCTTCCACCTCTCCCCCGCCCTGAAAACCGCCATCACCCTCACCGCGCTCACCCTGCTCGGCTTGCTCGTCGGTCTGCTCGGCGAGTACGTCCTTCGTCACGACGTCATCGGAACCTTGGGCTTCGCGCTCGCCTACCTCACGGGAGGCATTCCCGCCGGTCGTGAAGCGCTGCACAGCCTGAGCGAGGAGCGCAAGCTCGACGTGGACTTGTTGATGGTCCTCGCCGCGCTCGGCGCCCTCTCGATCGGTCAGGCGGCCGACGGCGCCGTCCTGCTCTTTTTGTTCAGCCTCTCCAACACCTTGCAAGACTGGGCGATGGGACGCACCAAGAGCGCCATCCAAGCCTTGATGAACCTCAATCCCGAAGGTGCGACCGTGCGGCGCGGCGACGTGGAGAAGTGGTGCGAGCTGAGCGACGTTCGCGTCGGTGACTTGCTGATCGTCAAGCCTGGCGAACGCATCGCCGCCGACGCCCGCGTCACCAACGGCCGAACGAGCGTCGACGAGAGCCCGATCACCGGAGAAAGCCGACCCGTCGACAAGGAAGTCGGCTCGACGCTCGCGAGCGGCACGGTGAACCTCGGCGGCAGCGTCGAAGCGACCGTGCTGCGGCCCGCCGGACAAAGCACCCTCGCGCGCATCGTCGCCCTCATGGAAACGGCGCAGTCGCAGAAGAGCCGCACGGAAACGCTCAGCGAGCGCCTCGAGAGTCCGTACGCCACCCTCGTGTTGCTGTGCGTTCCCCTCGTGTTCGTGCTGCTGAGATACGGCTTCGGTCTTTCCGTCGACGACTCCTGGTACCGCGCGATGACGTTCATGGTCGTCGCGAGTCCGTGCGCGGTCGTCATCTCGACGCCCGCCGTGATGTTGAGCGCCATGGCGGCGGCGGCGCGCGGCGGCGTCCTGTTCAAGAGCAGCGCGGCCCTCGACGCCTTGGCGGGCGTGCAGACCGTCGCCTTCGACAAGACGGGCACCCTCACGAACGCGAAGATGACCCTTACGGACTTCGAGGCCGACGACGGGCGCGTCCTCTTCGAAGTCGCCGCGAGTCTCGAGGCCCACTCCGAACATCCCATCGCGGCCGCCATCGTAGAGGCGGCGAGGGCGCGTGGCGTGAGGCCCGTCGCCGTGTCGAACGCCCGGGCGGTGCCCGGACACGGCATCGAGGCGACCTTGCCGAGCGGCGCCCTCGCTTGGGCGGGCAACGAACGGCTCGCCACGAGGCAGGCAGCGATCCTCGCACTCGCCCAACGGCGGGCCCTGAGCGCCCTGGAAGCGCGCGGCAGCAGCACCGTCACCGTGGGAATCGAAGACCGCGTGCTCGGCGTGCTCGGCGTCGCCGACACCTTGCGCCCCGACGTTGCCCGGTCGCTCGCGGCGCTGCGGGAAAGCGGCGTTCGGCACCGCGTCATGCTCACGGGCGACAAGGAGGTCATCGCGAAGTCGGTCGCCGCCGAAGTGGGCCTCGGCGAGTACCACGCCGAGCTTCTGCCCGAAGACAAGTTGCGGCTCATCGGCGAGTTGCCAGCGCCCGTCGCGATGGTCGGGGACGGCGTGAACGACGCGCCCGCCCTCGCCCGCGCCGACCTCGGCATCGCCGTCGCGAGCGGCACGGACGTCGCCATCGAAAGCGCGGACGTCGTCTTGATGCAAAGCGACCTCGGCAAGCTCGCCGGGGCGGTCAAGCTCGCCAAGGACGCGCGCCGCACGGTCGCCTTGAACCTCACGTTCGCCTTCGGCGTCATCTTGATCGTCGCGCCGCTCGCCGTGACGGGTCACGTTCCGTTGCCCCTCGGGGTCGTCGCGCACGAAGGCGGCACGGTGTTCGTGGTGTTCATGGGGCTTCGCTTGCTGCGCTCCCGCCTTTGA
- the lipA gene encoding lipoyl synthase has product MTTEPRYIKNGIYRKNAEKTREPKPSWLKVSIPTGEVFGQVKQIVREHKLHTVCEEAMCPNIAECWSRGTATFMLMGHICTRACRFCAVDTGNPMGRLDAMEPFSVAESVQLMRLQYVVLTSVDRDDLPDGGAYHFARTVEQIKKTSPGTRVEALTPDFGGNTNCVDLVLAAGVDVYAQNVETVRRLTHPVRDIRASYDQTLKVLAHAKAARPDVYTKTSLMLGLGETREEVIETMRDLRAANVDIVTFGQYLRPTHHHLPVERYVTPEEFAQLREIGLEMGFVEVVSGPLVRSSYKAEQLFTDKPGDFPEHLAHLEGDAKLTLI; this is encoded by the coding sequence ATGACGACCGAGCCTAGATACATCAAAAACGGCATCTACCGCAAGAACGCCGAGAAGACGCGCGAACCCAAGCCGTCGTGGCTGAAGGTCAGCATTCCGACGGGCGAGGTGTTCGGCCAAGTGAAGCAGATCGTGCGCGAACACAAGCTGCACACGGTGTGCGAGGAGGCGATGTGCCCGAACATCGCCGAGTGCTGGTCGCGCGGCACGGCGACCTTTATGTTGATGGGCCACATCTGCACGCGGGCGTGCCGCTTTTGCGCCGTGGACACGGGCAACCCGATGGGCCGTCTGGACGCGATGGAGCCGTTCAGCGTCGCGGAGAGCGTGCAGCTCATGCGCCTTCAGTACGTGGTGTTGACGTCGGTGGACCGCGACGATCTGCCCGACGGCGGCGCGTATCACTTCGCGCGAACGGTGGAGCAGATCAAGAAGACGTCGCCGGGCACCCGGGTCGAGGCGCTCACGCCTGACTTCGGCGGCAACACGAATTGTGTGGACCTCGTGTTGGCGGCAGGAGTGGACGTGTACGCGCAGAACGTCGAGACGGTTCGGCGCCTCACGCATCCCGTGCGCGACATTCGCGCGAGCTACGACCAGACGTTGAAGGTGCTCGCGCACGCCAAGGCCGCGCGACCCGACGTGTACACGAAGACGAGCTTGATGTTGGGCCTCGGGGAAACGCGCGAGGAAGTCATCGAGACGATGCGCGATTTGCGAGCGGCGAACGTCGACATCGTGACCTTCGGCCAGTACTTGCGGCCGACGCATCACCACCTGCCCGTGGAGCGGTACGTGACGCCCGAAGAGTTCGCGCAGTTGCGCGAGATCGGCTTGGAAATGGGCTTCGTGGAGGTCGTGTCGGGGCCGCTCGTGCGTTCGAGCTACAAAGCCGAGCAGCTTTTCACGGACAAGCCGGGCGATTTTCCCGAGCACCTCGCGCACCTCGAAGGCGACGCGAAGCTCACGTTGATCTGA
- the lipB gene encoding lipoyl(octanoyl) transferase LipB: MTGFAVLDLGLVPYEEAWARQKAEHARVAEGSTPTLILVEHPPVLTLGRKAREGGNIVAPRELLAAHGIEVFEVERGGDVTYHGPGQLVAYTIFPVGRRVRDFLRLLEASFVSVVDAYGIAARANPGYAGVYVDPRDENGRKVDQKIASIGVAVQRNVALHGVALNVATNLQHFDLILPCGLQDTRMTSLEREFDLRGLGRPPSMTDVKDRTVRAFEETFSTYDWALPMGALEEHTA, encoded by the coding sequence GTGACTGGATTCGCCGTTCTCGATTTGGGCCTCGTTCCTTACGAGGAGGCGTGGGCACGTCAGAAGGCCGAGCACGCTCGCGTCGCCGAGGGAAGCACGCCGACCTTGATTCTCGTGGAGCACCCGCCCGTCTTGACGCTGGGCCGCAAGGCGCGTGAGGGCGGCAACATCGTCGCGCCTCGCGAGCTTCTCGCCGCGCACGGCATCGAGGTGTTCGAGGTGGAGCGCGGCGGGGACGTGACGTATCACGGGCCGGGTCAACTCGTCGCCTACACGATCTTCCCGGTGGGGCGGCGCGTGCGCGATTTCCTGCGATTGCTCGAAGCGTCGTTCGTGAGCGTCGTGGACGCGTACGGCATCGCCGCTCGGGCGAACCCGGGCTACGCGGGCGTGTACGTCGATCCTCGTGACGAGAACGGACGCAAGGTCGATCAGAAGATCGCGTCCATCGGCGTGGCGGTGCAGAGGAACGTGGCGCTTCACGGCGTGGCACTCAATGTCGCCACGAACTTGCAGCACTTCGATTTGATTTTGCCGTGCGGGCTTCAGGACACGCGCATGACGTCGCTGGAACGCGAATTCGACTTGCGCGGCTTGGGCCGCCCGCCGAGCATGACCGACGTGAAGGACCGGACCGTGCGGGCCTTCGAAGAGACGTTTTCGACTTACGATTGGGCGCTGCCGATGGGGGCGTTGGAGGAGCACACCGCATGA
- the rplS gene encoding 50S ribosomal protein L19 has translation MKINRGAILRSIEQPHLKTGLPDFQAGDTVRVDTKVTEGTRTRVQAFEGVVIAINNSGTRKSFTVRKISFGEGVERVFPYNSPNIDKVAVLERGKVRRAKLYYLRELRGKAARIKVDRGRMMRDSGVTKPAKGAPAAEQPASNNTQEPNT, from the coding sequence ATGAAGATCAACCGTGGCGCGATCCTCCGCTCGATCGAGCAACCCCACCTCAAGACGGGCCTGCCCGACTTCCAAGCGGGCGACACCGTCCGAGTCGACACGAAAGTCACCGAAGGCACCCGCACGCGCGTTCAAGCCTTCGAAGGCGTCGTGATCGCCATCAACAACAGCGGCACCCGCAAAAGCTTCACGGTCCGCAAGATCTCCTTCGGCGAAGGCGTCGAGCGCGTCTTCCCGTACAACAGCCCCAACATCGACAAGGTGGCGGTTCTGGAACGCGGTAAGGTTCGCCGCGCCAAGCTGTACTACCTGCGCGAACTGCGCGGCAAGGCCGCCCGCATCAAGGTCGACCGTGGCCGCATGATGCGTGACAGTGGCGTCACCAAGCCTGCCAAGGGTGCGCCCGCCGCCGAACAGCCCGCCTCGAACAACACGCAAGAACCCAACACCTGA
- a CDS encoding malate dehydrogenase translates to MTQSSKQPVRVAVTGAAGQIGYSLLFRIASGEMLGPDRPVILHLLEITPALGALGGVVMELDDCAFPLLHGIVATDDLNVAFKDVEYALLVGAMPRKQGMERKDLLSANGGIFGPQGKAINDHAARNVKVLVVGNPANTNALIAASSAPDLSPRQFHAMVRLDHNRALSQLAAKTDKKVTDIRHLTIWGNHSSTQFPDLTHATVDGTPALELVDQAWYEGEYIPTVAQRGAAIIKARGASSAASAANAAIDHMRDWALGTQEGDWVSMAVPSDGSYGIPEGVVYGFPCTCSGGDYQIVQGLEIGEFQRRKMQETYQELQEERSAVESLLGK, encoded by the coding sequence ATGACTCAATCCTCCAAGCAACCCGTCCGCGTGGCCGTCACCGGCGCGGCAGGCCAGATCGGCTACAGCCTCCTGTTTCGCATCGCGTCCGGCGAGATGCTCGGCCCCGATCGGCCCGTCATCTTGCACCTCCTCGAGATCACGCCCGCCCTCGGCGCGCTCGGCGGCGTCGTGATGGAACTCGACGACTGCGCCTTTCCCCTCCTGCACGGCATCGTCGCCACGGACGACCTCAACGTCGCCTTCAAAGACGTCGAGTACGCCCTGCTGGTCGGCGCGATGCCCCGCAAGCAAGGCATGGAGCGCAAGGACCTCTTGTCGGCCAACGGCGGGATCTTCGGACCGCAAGGCAAGGCCATCAATGACCACGCCGCCCGGAACGTCAAGGTGCTCGTTGTCGGCAACCCCGCCAACACGAACGCCCTCATCGCCGCCTCGAGCGCCCCGGACTTGAGCCCCCGCCAATTCCACGCGATGGTTCGCCTCGACCACAACCGCGCGCTGTCGCAACTCGCCGCGAAGACGGACAAGAAGGTCACGGACATTCGTCACCTCACCATCTGGGGCAACCACTCCAGCACGCAGTTTCCCGACCTCACGCACGCCACCGTGGACGGCACGCCCGCCCTCGAACTCGTCGATCAAGCGTGGTACGAAGGCGAGTACATCCCCACCGTCGCGCAGCGCGGCGCCGCCATCATCAAGGCCCGTGGCGCGAGCAGCGCGGCGAGCGCCGCCAACGCCGCCATCGACCACATGCGCGACTGGGCGCTCGGCACGCAAGAAGGCGACTGGGTGTCCATGGCCGTGCCGTCCGACGGCTCGTACGGCATTCCCGAAGGCGTCGTGTACGGCTTTCCCTGCACCTGCTCGGGCGGCGACTACCAGATCGTGCAAGGCCTCGAAATCGGCGAATTCCAACGCCGCAAGATGCAAGAGACGTACCAGGAGCTTCAAGAGGAGCGCTCGGCCGTCGAGTCCCTCCTCGGCAAGTAA
- a CDS encoding prepilin peptidase: MTLDLYVAIILAVLGALIGSFSNVLIHRLPRKQSVAFPPSACPNCGHRLAPLDLVPILSWVALGRKCRYCGAPINGRYPLVELLTAGGYALLGVLFPFSQVGASVLLLCALFTLLLVISFIDAETFTVPDELVLPGVALGMLTGYVNDAAGATTSGLPSFQGAWQGALLGAGVLAVISLYGELVLRRFRERRHPEYPVSYQNVALALLVGAWVGPWWGIAAGVASVLLNLVVRRPVSLPESLVLLGFLVSMALSVSGFGPSIIDMCRDALLAAGGMSLLAAVYWWARSPKEDDVPEEELDPVAMGFGDVKLAAMIGAFVGWASMLVTLGFAVVAGAVLGVIFAALGRGNKLPFAPYLAVGALLTLFFGEEVLRAYLNYVGG; the protein is encoded by the coding sequence GTGACCCTCGACCTCTACGTCGCCATCATCTTGGCGGTTCTCGGGGCCCTCATCGGCTCCTTCTCCAACGTCCTCATCCACCGCCTCCCCAGGAAGCAGAGCGTCGCCTTTCCGCCGTCCGCCTGCCCGAACTGCGGCCACCGCCTCGCGCCTCTCGATCTCGTGCCGATCTTGTCGTGGGTGGCGCTCGGGCGGAAGTGTCGATACTGCGGCGCGCCCATCAACGGTCGCTACCCGCTCGTGGAACTTCTCACGGCGGGCGGCTACGCGCTTCTCGGCGTGCTGTTCCCGTTCTCGCAGGTCGGCGCGTCCGTGCTGCTGTTGTGCGCGTTGTTCACGCTGCTGCTGGTGATCTCGTTCATCGACGCGGAGACGTTCACGGTGCCGGACGAACTCGTGCTGCCGGGCGTGGCCCTCGGAATGCTGACGGGGTACGTCAATGACGCGGCGGGCGCGACGACGTCGGGGCTCCCGAGCTTTCAGGGAGCGTGGCAAGGAGCGTTGTTGGGAGCGGGGGTGTTGGCGGTGATCAGCTTGTACGGAGAGTTGGTGCTGCGCCGCTTTCGAGAACGGCGGCACCCGGAGTACCCGGTGAGCTATCAAAACGTGGCGCTCGCGCTTCTCGTGGGCGCGTGGGTGGGACCTTGGTGGGGCATCGCGGCGGGCGTGGCGAGCGTGCTGTTGAACCTCGTCGTGCGCCGCCCCGTGAGCTTGCCGGAAAGCCTCGTGCTGCTGGGCTTCCTCGTGTCGATGGCATTGTCGGTCTCGGGCTTCGGGCCGAGCATCATCGACATGTGCCGAGACGCGCTTCTCGCCGCGGGCGGCATGAGCCTGCTCGCGGCGGTGTACTGGTGGGCGCGTTCGCCCAAGGAGGACGACGTTCCCGAGGAGGAGCTCGATCCGGTGGCGATGGGCTTCGGGGACGTGAAGCTCGCGGCGATGATCGGGGCGTTCGTGGGCTGGGCGTCCATGCTCGTGACGCTGGGATTCGCGGTCGTGGCGGGAGCGGTGCTCGGCGTGATCTTCGCGGCGCTCGGCCGTGGAAACAAGTTGCCGTTCGCGCCGTACCTCGCCGTGGGGGCGCTCTTGACGCTCTTCTTCGGCGAGGAAGTGCTGCGGGCGTACTTGAATTATGTGGGCGGTTGA
- a CDS encoding TMEM175 family protein: MKNVRLGMPKDRVDTVIDGVFAIVLTLLVLELKVPEGLSLQQLPGHLLELAPKFEVYAAAFTCVAIGWMSHYFFASVIIRTDFTHVALNMLQLLFISLVPFTAALLGSYIDSPVALAFFGLSAAAYALVGTLNWWHCTRGHHLTHHALSDTLVRDLTVALCAYTGGWFLTVALGFVSPRVGLGSAIVVLIVSFMLMLVMQPRIAAAQAEAESAPDFEAEQDALQVA; this comes from the coding sequence ATGAAAAACGTGCGGCTGGGAATGCCGAAAGATCGGGTGGACACCGTGATCGACGGTGTCTTTGCCATCGTCCTGACCTTGCTGGTCCTCGAACTCAAAGTTCCCGAAGGTCTCTCGCTGCAACAACTTCCCGGCCACCTCCTCGAGCTCGCTCCCAAATTCGAGGTATACGCCGCGGCTTTCACTTGTGTCGCGATCGGTTGGATGTCTCATTACTTTTTCGCCAGCGTCATCATCCGCACGGACTTCACGCACGTCGCCTTGAACATGCTGCAGCTCCTTTTCATCAGCCTGGTGCCTTTCACAGCGGCCCTCCTGGGCTCCTACATCGATTCGCCTGTCGCGCTGGCCTTCTTCGGGCTCAGCGCGGCCGCCTACGCGCTCGTCGGCACGTTGAATTGGTGGCACTGCACGCGCGGCCACCACTTGACCCACCACGCGCTCAGCGACACGCTCGTCCGTGACTTGACGGTCGCGTTGTGCGCGTACACGGGAGGCTGGTTTCTCACGGTGGCGTTGGGATTCGTGTCTCCGCGCGTGGGCTTGGGAAGCGCCATCGTGGTCTTGATCGTGTCGTTCATGCTGATGCTGGTGATGCAACCGAGGATCGCCGCCGCTCAGGCGGAAGCAGAGTCGGCTCCGGACTTCGAGGCCGAGCAGGACGCCTTGCAAGTCGCGTGA